The Chlorogloeopsis sp. ULAP01 genome window below encodes:
- a CDS encoding type II toxin-antitoxin system RelE/ParE family toxin, producing MVDQPFIQVEASPTFKRNLRALAKKYRSIRNDIQPVIAQLEQGELPGDQVPGIGYTVFKLRVRNSDTQKGKSGGYRLIYYVKTATGIILLTIYTKSEQVDIAADDIQSIITDYEQRTLTDQDDIKDNS from the coding sequence ATGGTTGATCAGCCTTTTATTCAAGTTGAAGCCTCGCCAACTTTTAAACGAAATCTACGCGCTCTTGCTAAGAAATATCGCAGTATTAGGAATGACATACAACCTGTTATCGCACAACTTGAGCAGGGAGAGTTACCAGGAGATCAAGTACCTGGAATTGGTTATACAGTCTTCAAGTTGAGAGTCCGAAATAGCGACACTCAAAAAGGTAAAAGTGGTGGCTATCGTTTAATTTACTATGTCAAAACAGCAACAGGAATCATTTTACTAACCATTTACACAAAATCTGAACAAGTCGATATTGCCGCAGATGACATTCAGAGCATCATTACAGACTATGAGCAACGGACGCTTACCGATCAAGATGATATCAAAGACAATAGCTAG